TCGCGTGGAAAGAAAGAATTCTGAACACGTACCACTTCAAGGGAAATAAAGCTGTTCGCGTGAACGCAGGTGACGGGCACATTGCTTTGCCTGACGGACTGGTGCCGCGTGGTTATCCATTACTGGACATGTCAGCGGGATTAAAGGTCAACACGACAGCAGAAATGAACGTGGAACTTGTTTCCTCTGCGGGTATTCAACCTGTGGAAGATCTGGCTCGCAACGGAAAAGCGCAAAAAGGCGGCCAAGGTTACAACGTTCGTGTTGATCAAAATGAAATGCTTTGCGTGACTTTGCCGGGCGGTAACATCACAGTTTATATCCGCTTTGTACCGCAAGCTCCAATGGTGCCAATGCTTCCAATCATGCTCACGGGTTCTGAAATGACGGGCCTTGTGATGTCGTTGGTGCTTGTTGGTTTGTTGGCTCTTTATATTTCTGCGACTCTTCCGAAAGATTGGCAGGAAAATAAGCAAGAGGAAGTTCAGCGTATCGCGCAGGTGATTTTCAATAAACCACCTCCAGCAGCGACGCCGGTGCCGACTCCTCCGCCGCCAACACCGCCTCCTGTGGCGACACCGACGCCGACTCCAACACCTCCACAAAAAGTGGTTGTGGCGGATCAGACGAAGGAAGCACAGAAAAAGGGCGAAAAAGGTCAGCAATCGCAAAAAGCCCAAGTGGCAGCGCGTGCTAGTGAAGTGGCACCGAAACCAAATGCAAAAGATCGTACGAAGAAATTCACATCCACTCGTCAAGGCGGAGCGATCAAGACAGGGCAGACTGCAGGAGCCAATGCTCAGTCTTCGAATAAAGATCTTTCGAAGGTGGGACTTTTCAGCGCCTTCGGTGGCGGCGGAAGTCGCGCGAATATCGACAAGGCTTATTCAGGAGCCGGTGAAGTTCTAGGTATGGCCGATAAAGCGACCGGAACTGCGGGCTTCAATGAAGACCGTGCTGGTGATGATCTTGGATCTAAATTTAAAGATTCAGGCGCTGGTGGTAAAGGAACTGCGACTCAAGGGATCGCAGGGATCGGAACTAAAGGCCGTGGATCGGGTCAAGCTGCTTACGGCGCTGCGGATGGTTTTGGTAGCAAGACCACAGTGGCGATCGAAGGCGGTGGTTTTGAAGAATCCTT
This region of Bdellovibrio sp. BCCA genomic DNA includes:
- a CDS encoding AgmX/PglI C-terminal domain-containing protein; protein product: MRAPLIFRIFKNNQLVGVKQFDQDQIVIGHNAEVHLDLDSDQVSPIHCLIELRDMGYYVCDLGSSSGTFKNGQAVLDEMVSSGDEIEIGPFKIAFFIGVPKPKAAPGATVVATPAVMPAPVEVKKPEPAPMPPAAVVKTEEIKVAPTPVIPVELPKVEEKPVITAAPVRPEIRKDRSAYKKVKKAKTFAPPSEVQDLRTYLKPGKGATVEVIVAWKERILNTYHFKGNKAVRVNAGDGHIALPDGLVPRGYPLLDMSAGLKVNTTAEMNVELVSSAGIQPVEDLARNGKAQKGGQGYNVRVDQNEMLCVTLPGGNITVYIRFVPQAPMVPMLPIMLTGSEMTGLVMSLVLVGLLALYISATLPKDWQENKQEEVQRIAQVIFNKPPPAATPVPTPPPPTPPPVATPTPTPTPPQKVVVADQTKEAQKKGEKGQQSQKAQVAARASEVAPKPNAKDRTKKFTSTRQGGAIKTGQTAGANAQSSNKDLSKVGLFSAFGGGGSRANIDKAYSGAGEVLGMADKATGTAGFNEDRAGDDLGSKFKDSGAGGKGTATQGIAGIGTKGRGSGQAAYGAADGFGSKTTVAIEGGGFEESFDGTIDKEAIRRVIRAKKHELQSCYERVLNTLEKGAKLEGKIILAWEIVEKGQARNVKVKSSTLGNPKVENCIRDRLASWTFPEPPPGLVAEVQAYPFVLNPANN